The Sphingobacterium bambusae genome includes a window with the following:
- a CDS encoding NAD(P)/FAD-dependent oxidoreductase, with the protein MNIEEVDILIIGAGPSGSVAAGYLQQRDIRIKVIEKSNFPRLVVGESLIPRVMDHFDEAGLLPALQSQNFQKKPGARFIRGEVISIFDFSNKFGEGWDYTWQIPRADFDLVMAQELQRKGVDIAFETALVDITFDGSTSLSTLEDKYGNRSQVRAKFVIDASGYGRVLPRLLQLDKPSQLNPHSAIFSHVEDINRPEGIEGTQISFDVLNTEVWLWVIPFSNGRTSLGIVADTAFIEQLKGDAGTTEALKKAISLSDFYVKRFANTTFEFEPVHLKNYSAAVTKMYGDGFALTGNSSEFLDPVFSSGVCFATESGILAAKLAFRQLQGESIDWQVDFADYMQRGIDVFTTYVKEWYTGNLQTLFFHRPENQDVKRKICAVLAGYVWNEENPFVKKHDRVIRTMAYMLENNQTFSHEHID; encoded by the coding sequence ATGAATATCGAAGAAGTAGATATTTTAATTATTGGCGCTGGCCCCTCCGGATCTGTTGCGGCGGGATATCTCCAACAGCGAGATATACGTATTAAAGTTATTGAGAAATCCAATTTCCCAAGGCTGGTTGTTGGCGAGAGCCTCATCCCGCGGGTGATGGATCATTTCGATGAGGCAGGATTGCTCCCGGCCCTGCAATCGCAAAACTTTCAGAAGAAGCCCGGCGCACGTTTTATCCGAGGCGAAGTGATCAGCATTTTTGATTTCAGCAACAAATTTGGGGAAGGTTGGGATTACACTTGGCAAATACCACGCGCAGACTTCGATTTGGTCATGGCACAAGAGCTACAAAGAAAAGGAGTGGATATAGCCTTTGAGACGGCTTTAGTTGATATCACGTTTGATGGCAGCACATCGCTATCAACGCTTGAGGATAAATACGGAAATCGTTCGCAGGTACGCGCTAAGTTTGTCATTGATGCCAGCGGATATGGACGTGTATTGCCGAGGTTATTGCAACTGGATAAACCCTCGCAGCTGAATCCACATTCGGCGATATTCTCGCATGTGGAAGACATCAACCGACCGGAAGGCATAGAGGGTACGCAAATATCCTTCGACGTATTGAACACCGAGGTTTGGCTATGGGTTATTCCGTTCTCCAATGGACGCACAAGCCTTGGCATTGTTGCTGATACGGCTTTCATCGAGCAGCTGAAGGGTGATGCCGGTACAACGGAAGCACTCAAAAAAGCGATATCATTATCTGATTTTTACGTAAAGCGCTTCGCCAATACCACTTTTGAGTTTGAACCCGTACACCTCAAAAATTATTCGGCAGCGGTAACCAAAATGTATGGTGATGGATTTGCACTCACTGGAAATAGCTCAGAATTTTTGGATCCTGTTTTTTCATCTGGTGTTTGTTTCGCTACCGAATCGGGCATTCTGGCGGCAAAGCTTGCGTTTCGGCAGCTGCAGGGGGAATCCATAGATTGGCAAGTTGATTTTGCTGACTACATGCAACGAGGAATCGATGTATTTACCACCTACGTTAAAGAGTGGTACACTGGAAATCTGCAGACCTTGTTTTTCCATCGCCCAGAAAACCAAGATGTCAAACGGAAAATATGTGCCGTCTTAGCGGGTTATGTTTGGAACGAAGAAAATCCTTTTGTCAAGAAGCATGACCGTGTGATTCGTACGATGGCCTACATGCTAGAAAACAACCAAACATTTTCACACGAGCATATCGACTAA
- the gltX gene encoding glutamate--tRNA ligase produces the protein MSLQRKVRVRFAPSPTGGLHLGGVRTALFNYLFARHHGGDFILRIEDTDQTRFVPGAEDYITECLDWCGIKADESPNNPGSYGPYRQSERKPSYRQYAEQLVAAGFAYYAFDTAEELEEQRKVHPNFRYSHENRLGLRNSLSLPAAETVALLADGVAHTIRIKMPVDETVSFEDMIRGRVSFETSLVDDKVLLKADGMPTYHLAVVVDDKNMDISHVFRGEEWLPSAPVHILLWEYLGWKDTMPSWAHLPLILKPDGNGKLSKRDGDRLGFPVYAMNWADPKSGDVTKGFREMGFLPQAFVNMLALLGWNDGTEQELFTEEELIAKFSVERISKAGAKFDFEKAKWFNHEWIKRASNAALLPQVKQLVEEHVAVAIADDYLLEILTLVKERLTFVSDFWGQASFFIERPSTFDVAAVKPKWSAEKTAFFQQVALKFDDFEDWQASSLEVFFKEEIAASGMKVGELMMPFRIMLVGGKFGPDVFQIVSCLGKNETVARIHAALPHFE, from the coding sequence ATGAGTTTGCAGAGAAAAGTTAGGGTGCGCTTTGCGCCGAGCCCGACGGGCGGACTACACCTGGGAGGTGTACGCACGGCCTTGTTTAATTATCTTTTTGCGCGCCACCATGGGGGCGATTTTATTTTGCGGATCGAAGATACCGATCAGACACGCTTTGTGCCTGGTGCGGAAGATTATATAACAGAATGTTTAGATTGGTGTGGCATTAAAGCCGATGAGAGCCCGAACAATCCGGGAAGCTATGGCCCCTATCGTCAAAGCGAGCGTAAGCCTTCGTATCGACAGTATGCGGAACAGCTGGTTGCGGCTGGCTTTGCATATTATGCTTTCGACACGGCAGAGGAACTGGAAGAACAACGGAAAGTCCATCCAAATTTTCGCTATTCACATGAAAACCGATTGGGATTGCGCAACTCGTTGAGTTTGCCTGCCGCAGAAACGGTTGCTTTGTTGGCCGATGGCGTCGCCCATACGATCCGGATCAAGATGCCCGTCGACGAAACGGTATCTTTCGAAGATATGATTCGTGGACGTGTTTCATTTGAAACTAGCTTGGTAGATGATAAGGTTTTGCTGAAAGCGGATGGAATGCCCACATACCACCTTGCGGTCGTTGTCGACGATAAAAATATGGATATCTCCCACGTGTTTCGTGGTGAGGAATGGTTGCCGTCGGCGCCGGTACACATCTTGTTATGGGAATATTTAGGCTGGAAAGACACGATGCCGTCATGGGCGCATCTGCCGCTGATCTTAAAACCCGATGGCAATGGCAAACTGAGTAAAAGGGATGGTGATCGTTTAGGATTCCCCGTTTATGCTATGAACTGGGCAGACCCTAAGAGCGGCGATGTTACCAAAGGGTTTCGAGAAATGGGGTTTTTACCGCAGGCTTTCGTCAACATGTTGGCGTTGTTGGGCTGGAATGATGGAACAGAGCAGGAGCTTTTCACCGAGGAGGAGTTGATCGCAAAATTTTCCGTGGAACGAATTAGCAAGGCCGGAGCCAAGTTTGATTTTGAGAAAGCCAAATGGTTCAACCACGAGTGGATAAAGCGAGCAAGCAATGCAGCGCTTTTGCCACAGGTAAAACAGCTCGTTGAAGAACATGTTGCGGTTGCTATCGCTGATGATTACCTGTTGGAGATCTTAACCTTGGTAAAAGAAAGATTGACGTTTGTTTCAGACTTTTGGGGTCAAGCCTCATTTTTTATCGAGCGCCCTTCTACGTTTGATGTCGCTGCAGTGAAACCAAAGTGGAGTGCTGAAAAGACAGCCTTCTTCCAACAAGTGGCGCTGAAATTCGACGATTTTGAGGATTGGCAAGCATCATCTTTAGAGGTTTTTTTTAAGGAGGAGATTGCAGCTTCGGGGATGAAGGTTGGTGAGCTCATGATGCCGTTCCGTATTATGCTTGTAGGGGGTAAATTTGGACCGGATGTCTTTCAGATCGTTTCCTGTCTAGGAAAAAATGAGACCGTTGCGCGAATTCATGCAGCGTTACCACATTTTGAATAG
- a CDS encoding HAL/PAL/TAL family ammonia-lyase, producing the protein MISVDKKLTLSQIYEVLFDGQPLDVQPEVIDIIEKSHLFLKEFAANKVIYGVNTGFGPMAQYRIKDEDTHQLQYNLIRSHAAGTGDLLAPLQVKAAMLTRLTNISKGKSGVHRSVVDLLQDFINKGVTPVIFAHGGVGASGDLVQLAHLALVLIGEGEVLYQGVRRPTADVFSELGLEPIKVVVREGLSLINGTSVMTGVGLVNYFHARKLLDWSIWLSCTMNELVKAHDDHYSETLNGVKLHHGQQEIAARMREHLQDSMLIKKREEDLYSGNNQEEIFKEKVQEYYSLRCVPQILGPVLETITQVGKILEDELNSVSDNPIISVEDKNVYHGGNFHGDYISLEMDKLKLAITRLTMLSERQLNYLMNTKINEILPPFVNMGKLGFNFGMQGAQFTATSTTAENQTLSTSMYIHSIPNNNDNQDIVSMGTNAAVIAHKVVVNAFEVLAIQMISIAQAVDILNYQNFVSSKTKAVYDDIRKIIPAFSDDKPLYPAIQQVKEYLMR; encoded by the coding sequence ATGATTTCAGTTGATAAAAAGCTCACGTTATCCCAGATATATGAAGTGTTGTTTGATGGACAACCGCTTGATGTACAGCCTGAGGTAATCGATATTATAGAAAAAAGCCATTTGTTTTTGAAAGAGTTCGCCGCCAATAAGGTGATTTATGGCGTAAATACTGGTTTCGGACCGATGGCACAATACCGCATAAAGGATGAAGATACGCATCAGCTGCAGTACAACTTGATTCGTAGCCATGCAGCCGGAACAGGAGATTTACTAGCTCCGTTGCAGGTGAAAGCGGCGATGTTGACGCGTCTGACGAATATTTCTAAAGGAAAGAGCGGCGTACATAGAAGCGTGGTCGACCTGTTGCAGGACTTTATTAATAAAGGGGTGACTCCCGTGATTTTTGCACATGGTGGTGTCGGTGCTAGTGGCGACTTGGTGCAGTTGGCTCACCTAGCTTTGGTTCTTATCGGTGAAGGAGAGGTGCTTTATCAGGGTGTACGTCGGCCAACGGCAGATGTATTTTCGGAATTGGGCCTCGAGCCGATCAAGGTGGTGGTACGTGAAGGGCTTTCCTTGATCAACGGTACCTCGGTTATGACAGGTGTGGGTTTAGTCAACTATTTTCATGCACGCAAGCTCTTGGATTGGTCTATTTGGCTCTCCTGTACCATGAACGAATTGGTGAAAGCTCACGATGATCATTATTCAGAGACGCTGAATGGCGTAAAGTTGCACCACGGACAGCAGGAAATTGCCGCGCGCATGCGGGAGCACCTGCAGGACAGTATGCTCATCAAAAAGCGAGAAGAGGATCTCTATTCCGGCAATAACCAAGAAGAGATTTTTAAGGAGAAGGTGCAAGAATACTATTCTTTACGCTGTGTGCCCCAGATTTTGGGTCCTGTATTGGAAACGATCACACAAGTAGGGAAAATCTTGGAAGACGAACTTAACTCGGTAAGCGATAATCCCATTATTTCGGTGGAAGATAAGAATGTTTATCATGGAGGGAACTTCCATGGCGACTACATTTCGCTCGAAATGGATAAGCTTAAGTTGGCCATCACCCGCTTGACAATGTTGTCCGAACGACAACTGAATTATCTAATGAATACGAAGATCAACGAGATATTGCCTCCTTTCGTTAATATGGGGAAACTAGGCTTTAATTTTGGGATGCAAGGTGCTCAATTTACCGCGACATCGACTACCGCAGAGAATCAAACGCTATCTACCTCGATGTATATCCATAGTATTCCCAACAATAACGACAATCAAGATATCGTAAGTATGGGGACCAATGCCGCTGTAATAGCACATAAAGTTGTAGTCAACGCATTCGAGGTGTTGGCTATACAGATGATTTCTATTGCGCAGGCTGTAGATATTTTAAATTATCAGAATTTTGTATCTTCAAAGACGAAAGCGGTCTATGACGATATCAGGAAGATTATTCCCGCTTTTTCGGATGACAAACCGCTCTATCCCGCAATACAGCAGGTGAAAGAGTATTTGATGCGGTAA
- a CDS encoding sugar MFS transporter: MTSTPTGKTEFRPMAICCALFFILGFITWANGTLIPFLKIACNLETDLQAFFVTFASYIAYFFLAIPSSWILKKIGFQNGLVVSLIILGLGSLVFIPAADNRSYGLFLAGIFIQGSGMALLQTAVNPYLSIIGPIDSAAQRISIAGFFNKTAGIIVPILFGTLFLKDAGKVTAQLEAATDVNAQNAILDGLIARVHTPYISLAVIFVAFAIFLKFTKLPEVDVDAEDESDATQVLVRKTSVFQFPHLFLGSLAIFFCVAVEVMAGDIIGVYGRELNVNSFFVTYATAFTLLCMLFGYIVGIIAIPRFVSQQFALRICTIVGLLFTTISVFTTGTTSFIFVALLGVANSLMWPAIFPLGIKGLGRFTKTGSAIMIMGIAGGAIWPLIYGLLKDTLHVDFQHAFLYAMIPAYLYILFFAVKGHRLGK; the protein is encoded by the coding sequence ATGACTTCAACACCAACTGGAAAAACAGAGTTTCGCCCCATGGCAATATGCTGCGCGCTATTCTTTATCCTCGGCTTTATCACATGGGCAAATGGAACACTTATTCCTTTCTTAAAAATTGCCTGTAACCTAGAAACTGATTTGCAAGCCTTTTTTGTCACCTTCGCTTCCTATATCGCTTACTTCTTCCTCGCCATCCCAAGCTCTTGGATACTGAAGAAAATAGGATTTCAAAATGGGTTGGTGGTCAGTCTAATAATTTTGGGATTAGGATCATTGGTTTTTATTCCCGCTGCTGATAACAGAAGCTATGGACTTTTTCTAGCGGGCATTTTCATTCAGGGTTCAGGCATGGCTTTACTCCAAACGGCAGTTAACCCGTATCTGAGTATTATAGGCCCTATTGATAGCGCAGCACAGCGTATATCGATTGCAGGATTTTTCAATAAGACGGCGGGTATTATCGTGCCGATACTTTTTGGTACGCTATTTTTAAAAGATGCAGGAAAGGTAACTGCACAGTTAGAAGCAGCCACGGATGTAAATGCTCAAAACGCAATTTTGGACGGCCTAATTGCTCGTGTGCACACTCCCTACATCTCTTTGGCTGTCATCTTTGTCGCGTTTGCGATTTTCTTGAAATTCACTAAACTGCCTGAAGTAGATGTCGATGCAGAAGATGAAAGCGATGCAACACAAGTTTTGGTACGTAAAACTAGCGTTTTTCAATTTCCACACTTATTCTTGGGCTCCTTAGCCATCTTCTTTTGCGTTGCCGTGGAGGTTATGGCCGGCGATATTATCGGTGTTTATGGTCGAGAATTAAATGTAAATAGCTTCTTTGTAACGTATGCGACCGCCTTTACATTACTATGTATGCTCTTTGGTTACATCGTTGGTATCATTGCCATTCCTAGATTTGTGTCGCAACAATTTGCGCTTCGAATATGCACTATCGTGGGATTACTCTTTACGACAATTTCTGTTTTTACGACAGGCACAACCTCTTTCATATTTGTTGCATTACTAGGCGTAGCAAACTCCCTGATGTGGCCAGCCATCTTCCCCCTTGGGATCAAAGGCTTAGGTCGTTTTACGAAAACTGGGTCAGCAATCATGATTATGGGTATTGCTGGTGGAGCTATTTGGCCTCTGATATACGGTTTATTAAAGGATACCTTGCATGTAGACTTTCAGCATGCCTTTCTTTATGCTATGATTCCG
- a CDS encoding sensor histidine kinase, with protein sequence MMINKDRLYQYDTKQRWKVSLFLFAALIAGASLFYTNYLVKSLSKSERTKAEVWAMSTRSIITMPDVDDQFISFVYAVRDSLSIPAIITNEKGGIIFWRDLDSTKTNIKEHADSANDNIHYDPIYFEKQLATMKRNHAPIALHLDTGEIWSVYYRDSDALRQLRIFPYLQLSLIALFLIIAYTVFNSIKKTEQNLVWVGMAKEAAHQLGTPISSLMGWLELVRTKFDAENDSILNEMERDVKRLEIVADRFSKIGSIPTLTSQVVYPVIQEFIHYFRVRTSEKISFELTGDNTVEAKLNVQLFDWIIENLLKNAVNAIDSEGKIVVNIIDNIAKEEIFIDISDTGRGIPKSNFDTIFQPGFTTRKRGWGLGLSLTKRMVDYHQGQIFVKESEIGKGTTFRIILKSNLRYEPTQV encoded by the coding sequence ATGATGATAAACAAGGACCGTCTCTATCAATACGACACCAAGCAGCGCTGGAAAGTATCCCTGTTCCTATTTGCCGCACTCATTGCTGGCGCCTCCTTATTTTACACCAACTACCTTGTAAAAAGTCTTTCCAAATCGGAGCGCACCAAGGCCGAGGTATGGGCAATGAGCACACGCAGCATCATCACTATGCCCGATGTGGACGACCAATTCATCAGTTTTGTATACGCTGTTCGAGATAGTCTTTCCATTCCCGCGATCATTACCAACGAAAAGGGAGGCATCATCTTTTGGCGCGATCTGGATTCAACAAAAACAAACATCAAAGAACATGCAGATTCAGCGAACGACAATATACATTACGACCCGATTTATTTTGAGAAACAGCTCGCCACCATGAAGCGAAACCATGCCCCTATCGCGTTACATCTCGATACTGGAGAAATTTGGTCGGTATACTATCGCGATTCAGATGCTTTACGTCAGCTTCGCATATTTCCGTACCTGCAACTTTCTCTCATTGCCTTGTTTCTCATTATTGCTTATACCGTCTTCAATTCCATTAAAAAAACCGAGCAAAATCTCGTTTGGGTAGGTATGGCCAAGGAAGCAGCACATCAATTGGGAACGCCTATTTCCTCCCTTATGGGCTGGCTGGAGTTGGTACGCACCAAGTTCGACGCCGAAAATGACAGCATCCTTAACGAGATGGAACGCGATGTGAAACGCTTAGAGATCGTTGCCGATCGCTTCTCGAAAATAGGATCAATCCCCACACTGACCAGTCAAGTGGTTTATCCGGTTATCCAAGAATTTATACACTATTTTCGGGTACGCACCAGTGAGAAAATATCCTTTGAACTAACGGGAGACAACACGGTGGAAGCGAAACTAAATGTGCAGCTTTTCGACTGGATCATCGAGAATTTACTGAAAAATGCAGTCAATGCAATCGATTCCGAAGGAAAAATAGTTGTCAACATCATAGATAACATTGCAAAAGAGGAAATTTTTATAGACATTAGCGATACCGGAAGAGGAATTCCAAAGTCAAATTTTGACACCATCTTTCAACCGGGTTTTACAACCCGAAAACGAGGCTGGGGACTTGGTCTTAGTTTGACCAAGCGTATGGTAGATTACCATCAAGGACAGATATTTGTAAAGGAATCAGAAATAGGCAAAGGAACAACATTTAGAATCATACTTAAAAGCAATCTTCGATATGAACCCACTCAAGTCTGA
- a CDS encoding DinB family protein, with translation MNPLKSDEYPAIYTDYIENVVGPVLEELQEQLTSFPEFIQGITEDRGDFSYAEGKWTVKEVLCHILDTERVMAYRALRFARNDMTELAPFEQDEFVQNGRHNERSLSSIAEEFTYLRKANLLLFDTFNETELARKGMASGRLITVKAFLYVIAGHLTHHRIILKERYLSNENIEHAEHLV, from the coding sequence ATGAACCCACTCAAGTCTGACGAATATCCAGCTATTTATACCGATTACATCGAAAATGTCGTTGGCCCTGTGCTAGAAGAATTGCAGGAACAATTGACCAGCTTCCCCGAATTTATCCAAGGCATCACGGAAGATCGTGGCGACTTTAGCTATGCGGAAGGAAAGTGGACAGTTAAAGAAGTTCTTTGCCATATTTTGGATACTGAGCGGGTGATGGCCTACAGAGCCCTGCGTTTTGCCCGCAACGACATGACAGAATTGGCGCCATTCGAGCAAGATGAATTTGTACAGAATGGACGTCATAATGAACGTTCATTATCCAGTATCGCAGAAGAATTTACCTACCTGCGGAAAGCTAATCTTTTGCTGTTTGACACTTTCAACGAGACGGAGTTGGCACGAAAGGGAATGGCATCTGGCCGTTTGATAACCGTAAAAGCATTTTTGTATGTCATCGCGGGACATCTTACGCATCATCGCATTATCCTAAAAGAGCGGTATTTAAGCAACGAAAACATCGAGCATGCCGAACATCTGGTTTAA
- the fabG gene encoding 3-oxoacyl-ACP reductase FabG, which produces MKSALVTGGSRGIGRAICRKLAVELGYHVLINYQGNEVAARETLALIEAEGGTGDMLKFDVGDGKAVLDVLTAWTEQHPDAVVEVIVNNAGIARDGLFMWMTPEDWSSVLHTSLQGFYNVTNFFMQKLLRKRYGRIINIVSVSGVKGTAGQVNYSAAKAGVVGATKALAQEVAKRNITVNAVAPGFIRTEMTKDMDEQELVKMIPLNRFGEAEEVADVVCFLASKKAAYITGEVININGGIYS; this is translated from the coding sequence ATGAAGAGTGCATTAGTAACAGGCGGATCACGAGGTATAGGACGAGCCATATGTAGAAAGTTGGCTGTCGAATTGGGCTATCATGTCCTGATCAACTATCAGGGCAATGAAGTTGCTGCGAGAGAAACCTTGGCCTTGATAGAGGCGGAGGGCGGCACAGGAGACATGCTGAAATTTGATGTCGGCGATGGCAAAGCGGTATTGGACGTATTAACTGCTTGGACGGAACAGCATCCCGATGCGGTTGTGGAAGTGATCGTGAACAATGCAGGCATAGCTCGTGATGGCCTTTTTATGTGGATGACTCCCGAGGACTGGTCGTCGGTGCTCCATACTTCGCTGCAGGGATTTTACAATGTGACAAACTTTTTTATGCAAAAGTTGTTACGTAAACGCTATGGGCGTATAATTAACATTGTGTCGGTGTCTGGTGTTAAAGGTACGGCTGGACAAGTTAATTACTCTGCCGCTAAGGCGGGTGTGGTGGGAGCGACGAAGGCATTGGCGCAGGAAGTTGCCAAGCGTAATATTACGGTTAATGCCGTTGCCCCGGGCTTTATCCGGACGGAGATGACGAAAGATATGGATGAGCAGGAGTTGGTGAAGATGATTCCGTTAAACCGTTTTGGAGAGGCAGAGGAAGTGGCGGATGTAGTGTGTTTCTTGGCCTCGAAAAAGGCGGCCTATATTACCGGCGAAGTGATTAATATTAATGGTGGAATCTATTCATAA
- a CDS encoding hotdog fold thioesterase, whose protein sequence is MPNIWFKEHSLEEVNSIFQTFMTGYLDIKAIEIREDALVVSMPVTDKVRQPFGILHGGASVVLAESAGSVASNLVIDAEQYAGVGMEVNANHLKSVHGGTLIAICSPLHLGQKSHVWDIKISDESDRLICVSRLTVAIIEKK, encoded by the coding sequence ATGCCGAACATCTGGTTTAAAGAGCATTCACTGGAAGAAGTGAATAGTATTTTCCAAACATTCATGACCGGGTACTTAGACATCAAGGCTATAGAAATCCGCGAGGATGCTCTTGTTGTCAGCATGCCGGTTACGGATAAGGTAAGGCAGCCCTTCGGAATCCTACATGGTGGAGCATCAGTCGTGCTAGCGGAATCGGCAGGGAGTGTAGCCTCCAACCTGGTGATCGATGCTGAGCAGTACGCTGGTGTAGGGATGGAAGTAAATGCCAACCACCTTAAATCGGTGCACGGAGGAACGCTAATCGCAATTTGTTCTCCTCTTCATCTGGGCCAAAAAAGCCATGTTTGGGACATCAAGATAAGTGATGAGAGTGATCGGCTGATTTGCGTATCTCGATTGACAGTCGCCATCATTGAAAAAAAATAA